The region AAGGAGCTTTGCTTTTCAGACATGAGGACAGAGAGAATGTCCCCCCTCCTGGCTCTGGGGATCCTGGTGGCTGGGCTCTGCTCCAGGGTCCACTGCCTCCCAGAGAATGTGACCCCAGAAGAACAGCACAAAGTGACGTCTGTGGATGGCCACTCATTAGCCTCCAGCAACACTGACTTCGCCTTCAGCCTCTACAAGCAGTTGGCTTTGAAGGACCCCAATAAGAACGTCATCTTCTCCCCTCTGAGCGTCTCCATAGCCTTGGCCTTCTTGTCCCTGGGGGCTCATGGCCCCACTGTGACAGAGATCCTGGAAGGTCTCAAGTTCAACCTCACAGAGACCCCCGAGACAGAAATCCACCAGGGCTTCCAGCACCTCCTGCAGACGTTCAATCAGCCCAGCAACCAGCTGCAGCTGAGTGTGGGCAACGCCATATTTGTGCCAGAGGAGCTGAAGCTGCTGGACAAATTCAGGAAAGATGCCGAGGCTTTTTACGCCTCTGAGGTTTTATCCATCAACTTCAAGGATTCTGAAGCTGCCGTAAAGCTTATCAATGAATATGTGAAGAATAAAACGCATGGAAAAATTGAGAAGCTCTTAAATGATCTTGACGTGCTCACAAATTTAATCTTGTTGAATTATATCTTCTTTAAAGGTGGGTGCCTAGTTTGGGGTTCAGAGGAACAAATACTTATTTTCTGAGG is a window of Bos indicus isolate NIAB-ARS_2022 breed Sahiwal x Tharparkar chromosome 21, NIAB-ARS_B.indTharparkar_mat_pri_1.0, whole genome shotgun sequence DNA encoding:
- the LOC109575237 gene encoding LOW QUALITY PROTEIN: serpin A3-7-like (The sequence of the model RefSeq protein was modified relative to this genomic sequence to represent the inferred CDS: substituted 1 base at 1 genomic stop codon), with the translated sequence MRTERMSPLLALGILVAGLCSRVHCLPENVTPEEQHKVTSVDGHSLASSNTDFAFSLYKQLALKDPNKNVIFSPLSVSIALAFLSLGAHGPTVTEILEGLKFNLTETPETEIHQGFQHLLQTFNQPSNQLQLSVGNAIFVPEELKLLDKFRKDAEAFYASEVLSINFKDSEAAVKLINEYVKNKTHGKIEKLLNDLDVLTNLILLNYIFFKAQWKTPFNPNHTYESEFHVSKNERVKVPMMTLRLETPYFRDEELGCTLVELTYTSNDSALFILPDEGKMQDLEAKLTPETLTRWXNSLQPRHIDELSLPRFSISSDYQLRDILSQLGIKKIFTSDADFSGITNDHKLAVSQVIHKAVLDVGEEGTEGAAVTAVIMFTSLPLHALNISFNRPFLLSIFCKETQSIIFLGKVTNPKEA